A region of Vitis riparia cultivar Riparia Gloire de Montpellier isolate 1030 chromosome 1, EGFV_Vit.rip_1.0, whole genome shotgun sequence DNA encodes the following proteins:
- the LOC117918917 gene encoding lysine histidine transporter 2-like isoform X2, giving the protein MGLDSQQEKDARDKAIDDWLPITSSRNAKWWYSAFHNVTAMVGAGVLSLPYAMAGLGWGPGVVILVLSWIVTLYTLWQMVEMHEMVPGKRFDRYHELGQHAFGEKLGLWIVVPQQVIVEVGVNIAYMITGGKSLRKLHNTVCPDCKPIRTTYFIMIFASCHFVLSHLPNFNSISGVSFAAAAMSLAYSTIAWTASVHKGVQPDVQYSYTASTTAGRVFTFFSALGDVAFAYAGHNVVLEIQATIPSTPEKPSKGSMWKGVVFAYIVVAICYFPVALIGYWMFGNSVADNILITLEKPRWLIAAANMFVVIHVIGSYQIYAMPMFDMLETLLVKKLKFTPCFRLRLITRTLYVAFTMFIGMLIPFFGSLLGFLGGLVFAPTTYFLPCIMWLAVYKPRRLSLSWFANWICIVLGIILMILAPIGALRQIILQAKTFKLFLVMIFPIAVRTWWNSYENSRSEDENYVYSSVFQL; this is encoded by the exons ATGGGGCTTGATAGTCAGCAGGAGAAGGATGCTAGAGACAAGGCCATTGATGATTGGCTTCCGATCACGTCCTCCCGGAACGCGAAATGGTGGTACTCTGCATTCCACAATGTGACCGCCATGGTTGGGGCTGGCGTCCTCAGTCTCCCTTACGCCATGGCAGGGCTCGGATG gGGTCCTGGGGTGGTTATTCTTGTTCTGTCATGGATCGTCACATTGTACACTCTATGGCAAATGGTTGAGATGCATGAAATGGTTCCTGGAAAGCGGTTTGACAGATACCATGAGTTAGGACAACATGCCTTCGGTGAAAAGCTTGGCCTCTGGATTGTGGTGCCTCAACAGGTGATTGTAGAAGTGGGTGTTAACATTGCCTACATGATCACTGGAGGCAAATCCTTGCGGAAGCTCCATAACACAGTCTGTCCCGACTGCAAACCCATCAGGACCACCTACTTCATCATGATCTTTGCCTCTTGTCACTTTGTTCTCTCCCATTTGCCCAATTTCAACTCCATCAGTGGTGTCTCATTTGCTGCCGCAGCCATGTCCTTAGC TTACTCAACTATTGCTTGGACAGCTTCGGTTCATAAGGGTGTCCAACCAGATGTGCAGTATTCGTACACAGCTTCCACCACAGCTGGAAGAGTCTTCACCTTCTTTAGCGCCTTGGGTGACGTAGCATTTGCCTATGCTGGTCACAACGTGGTGTTGGAGATCCAAGCAACAATTCCTTCCACCCCTGAGAAGCCTTCCAAGGGATCCATGTGGAAAGGAGTCGTTTTCGCTTATATTGTTGTTGCCATCTGCTACTTCCCTGTTGCCCTGATTGGATACTGGATGTTTGGGAACAGCGTTGCTGATAATATCCTCATCACACTGGAGAAGCCACGTTGGCTAATAGCAGCAGCCAACATGTTTGTTGTCATCCACGTTATTGGAAGCTACCAG ATATATGCAATGCCAATGTTTGACATGTTGGAAACATTGTTGGTGAAGAAACTGAAATTCACACCATGTTTCAGGCTTCGCCTTATTACCCGCACTCTATATGTTG CTTTTACTATGTTCATTGGTATGCTGATCCCTTTCTTCGGTAGTCTCCTTGGATTCTTGGGAGGATTGGTTTTTGCCCCAACAACATACTTT CTCCCTTGTATCATGTGGCTTGCTGTTTACAAACCCAGAAGGCTTAGTTTATCATGGTTTGCAAATTGG ATCTGCATAGTTCTGGGAATAATATTGATGATTTTAGCTCCCATTGGTGCGCTAAGACAGATCATCcttcaagccaagaccttcaaatTGTTTCTCGTGATGATCTTCCCCATTGCAGTAAGGACATGGTGGAATAGCTATGAAAATTCAAGATCAGAAGATGAGAATTATGTTTACAGTAGTGTTTTTCAACTATGA
- the LOC117918917 gene encoding lysine histidine transporter 1-like isoform X1, which yields MGLDSQQEKDARDKAIDDWLPITSSRNAKWWYSAFHNVTAMVGAGVLSLPYAMAGLGWGPGVVILVLSWIVTLYTLWQMVEMHEMVPGKRFDRYHELGQHAFGEKLGLWIVVPQQVIVEVGVNIAYMITGGKSLRKLHNTVCPDCKPIRTTYFIMIFASCHFVLSHLPNFNSISGVSFAAAAMSLAYSTIAWTASVHKGVQPDVQYSYTASTTAGRVFTFFSALGDVAFAYAGHNVVLEIQATIPSTPEKPSKGSMWKGVVFAYIVVAICYFPVALIGYWMFGNSVADNILITLEKPRWLIAAANMFVVIHVIGSYQIYAMPMFDMLETLLVKKLKFTPCFRLRLITRTLYVAFTMFIGMLIPFFGSLLGFLGGLVFAPTTYFLPCIMWLAVYKPRRLSLSWFANWMCIGLGIILMTLAPIGALRQIILQAKTFKLFS from the exons ATGGGGCTTGATAGTCAGCAGGAGAAGGATGCTAGAGACAAGGCCATTGATGATTGGCTTCCGATCACGTCCTCCCGGAACGCGAAATGGTGGTACTCTGCATTCCACAATGTGACCGCCATGGTTGGGGCTGGCGTCCTCAGTCTCCCTTACGCCATGGCAGGGCTCGGATG gGGTCCTGGGGTGGTTATTCTTGTTCTGTCATGGATCGTCACATTGTACACTCTATGGCAAATGGTTGAGATGCATGAAATGGTTCCTGGAAAGCGGTTTGACAGATACCATGAGTTAGGACAACATGCCTTCGGTGAAAAGCTTGGCCTCTGGATTGTGGTGCCTCAACAGGTGATTGTAGAAGTGGGTGTTAACATTGCCTACATGATCACTGGAGGCAAATCCTTGCGGAAGCTCCATAACACAGTCTGTCCCGACTGCAAACCCATCAGGACCACCTACTTCATCATGATCTTTGCCTCTTGTCACTTTGTTCTCTCCCATTTGCCCAATTTCAACTCCATCAGTGGTGTCTCATTTGCTGCCGCAGCCATGTCCTTAGC TTACTCAACTATTGCTTGGACAGCTTCGGTTCATAAGGGTGTCCAACCAGATGTGCAGTATTCGTACACAGCTTCCACCACAGCTGGAAGAGTCTTCACCTTCTTTAGCGCCTTGGGTGACGTAGCATTTGCCTATGCTGGTCACAACGTGGTGTTGGAGATCCAAGCAACAATTCCTTCCACCCCTGAGAAGCCTTCCAAGGGATCCATGTGGAAAGGAGTCGTTTTCGCTTATATTGTTGTTGCCATCTGCTACTTCCCTGTTGCCCTGATTGGATACTGGATGTTTGGGAACAGCGTTGCTGATAATATCCTCATCACACTGGAGAAGCCACGTTGGCTAATAGCAGCAGCCAACATGTTTGTTGTCATCCACGTTATTGGAAGCTACCAG ATATATGCAATGCCAATGTTTGACATGTTGGAAACATTGTTGGTGAAGAAACTGAAATTCACACCATGTTTCAGGCTTCGCCTTATTACCCGCACTCTATATGTTG CTTTTACTATGTTCATTGGTATGCTGATCCCTTTCTTCGGTAGTCTCCTTGGATTCTTGGGAGGATTGGTTTTTGCCCCAACAACATACTTT CTCCCTTGTATCATGTGGCTTGCTGTTTACAAACCCAGAAGGCTTAGTTTATCATGGTTTGCAAATTGG ATGTGTATAGGACTGGGAATAATATTGATGACTCTAGCTCCCATTGGTGCACTAAGGCAGATCATCcttcaagccaagaccttcaaGTTGTTCTCCTGA